One genomic segment of Ictalurus punctatus breed USDA103 chromosome 12, Coco_2.0, whole genome shotgun sequence includes these proteins:
- the ccdc106b gene encoding coiled-coil domain-containing protein 106b, translating into MTEPQRSTRKSTDLKNEDGYEISIPFEDSSADESGFYNQTDHTFDESASGQTPPCNPYLLISNLRAQLQISLEKNSWLQKRIEDLEEERDFLRCQLDRFIFTTKSQERSELQPEVSQQPTSQNTVVRRTSSPVPMMTRSRQARSQTLKRNKKKNSVQDEEEEEVMEEEEEYIEEDGYLEEEEIVSNDDDPNNKVRKRSRPKSRSNGGPMRVKRTRVFRIARGMERQRVKDPAGVLFRYKKILVTYQKLRSMSRAFQVHGVDRNTVASTTPIAELLLVAPEKVEEVGEFDSSKEKLLDYARRCYKALDETAHAKVQALKKNNLLLPISYRFRN; encoded by the exons ATGACTGAACCACAAAGAAGTACGAGGAAGTCAACAG ATTTGAAAAACGAGGATGGCTATGAAATCTCTATTCCCTTTGAAGACAGTAGTGCAGACGAGTCTGGTTTCTACAACCAGACTGACCACACGTTTGATG AAAGTGCATCAGGACAGACGCCTCCCTGCAACCCGTACCTGTTGATTTCCAACCTTCGTGCCCAGCTGCAGATCTCCCTGGAAAAGAACTCATGGCTACAGAAACGCATCGAGGACCTGGAAGAGGAAAGAGACTTCCTGCGCTGCCAGCTTGACCGGTTCATCTTCACCACCAAGAGTCAGGAGAGGAGTG AGCTTCAGCCTGAGGTTTCCCAACAGCCAACATCCCAGAACACTGTCGTTCGCAGGACCTCATCTCCGGTGCCCATGATGACTCGGTCTAGACAAGCACGCAGCCAGACCTTAAAGcgaaacaagaagaagaacagtGTCCAAG atgaggaagaggaggaggtgatggaggaggaagaagagtaTATAGAGGAGGATGGCTACCTTGAAGAGGAGGAGATTGTATCAAACGATGACGACCCTAACAACAAAGTCCGCAAAAGAAGCAGGCCTAAAAGCAGGTCGAATGGTGGGCCGATGAGAGTGAAAAGAACTCGGGTATTCCGCATAGCACGTGGAATGGAGAGGCAAAGAG TGAAAGACCCTGCTGGAGTACTTTTTCGCTACAAGAAGATTCTGGTGACATACCAGAAGCTGAGGAGCATGTCCAGAGCCTTTCAGGTTCACGGGGTCGACCGTAACACAGTAGCCTCCACCACTCCCATTGCGGAGTTGCTCCTGGTCGCGCCAGAGAAAGTGGAAGAAGTCGGCGAGTTCGATTCCTCCAAGGAGAAGCTTCTAGACTATGCACGACGCTGCTACAAGGCCCTTGATGAGACCGCTCATGCCAAGGTGCAGGCCTTGAAGAAAAACAACCTCCTGCTGCCCATCTCTTACAGATTCAGGAACTga
- the u2af2b gene encoding U2 small nuclear RNA auxiliary factor 2b isoform X3 has protein sequence MSEFDEFERQLTENKQGDGVNGHERDKENRHRRRSSSRSRSRERKRRSRERRSRERRSSSKDRRHRRSRSPPREKKKKIKKYWDVPPPGFEHITPMQYKAMQAAGQIPATALLPTMTPDGLAVTPTPVPVVGSQMTRQARRLYVGNIPFGITEESMMDFFNAQMRLGGLIQAPGNPVLAVQINQDKNFAFLELRSVDETTQAMAFDGIIFQGQSLKIRRPHDYQPLPGMSENPSVYVPGVVSTVVPDSAHKLFIGGLPNYLSDDQVKELLTSFGPLKAFNLVKDSATGLSKGYAFCEYVDVNLNDQAIAGLNGMQLGDKKLLVQRASVGAKNATLTSINETPVTLQVPGLMNSSMNQMGGIPTEVLCLMNMVAPEELLDDDEYEEIVEDVRDECSKYGQVKSIEIPRPVDGLEIPGTGKIFVEFTTVFDSQKAMQALTGRKFANRVVVTKYCDPDAYHRRDFG, from the exons ATGTCGGAGTTTGACGAATTTGAGAGACAACTGACCGAAAACAAACAAG GTGACGGCGTTAACGGCCATG AGCGGGACAAAGAGAACAGGCACAGGCGCCGAAGCAGCTCACGTAGCCGTAGTCGTgaaaggaagaggaggagcaggGAGAGGAGGAGCCGGGAGCGACGCAGCAGCAGCAAAGATCGCCGGCATAGACGCAG TCGTTCCCCACcgagggagaagaagaagaaaatcaaaAAGTACTGGGATGTCCCTCCTCCTGGCTTTGAGCACATCACACCAATGCAGTACAAGGCCATGCAGG CTGCTGGTCAGATTCCTGCCACAGCACTGCTGCCCACTATGACTCCAGATGGACTGGCCGTTACGCCCACTCCAGTACCTGTAGTAGGCAGCCAGATGACCCGCCAGGCTCGGAGGCTCTATGTGGGCAACATCCCATTCGGCATCACAGAG GAGTCGATGATGGACTTCTTCAACGCTCAGATGAGACTAGGGGGTCTTATTCAGGCTCCAGGAAACCCCGTCCTTGCTGTCCAGATTAACCAGGATAAGAACTTTGCCTTCCTTGAG TTGCGCTCAGTGGACGAGACCACACAGGCAATGGCGTTCGATGGCATCATATTCCAAGGCCAGAGTCTGAAGATCCGCCGGCCACACGATTACCAGCCGTTACCAGGCATGAGCGAGAATCCCAGTGTCTATGTGCCAG GTGTGGTGTCCACTGTAGTCCCTGACTCTGCTCATAAGCTGTTTATTGGAGGCCTGCCCAACTATCTCAGTGATGACCAG GTGAAAGAGTTGTTGACATCCTTTGGGCCTTTAAAGGCATTCAACCTAGTGAAGGACAGTGCCACAGGGCTCTCCAAAGGCTATGCCTTCTGCGAATATGTTGATGTCAATCTTAATGATCAG GCTATTGCAGGACTAAATGGGATGCAGTTAGGAGATAAGAAGCTCCTGGTCCAGAGAGCAAGTGTAGGAGCCAAGAATGCAACTTTG ACCAGCATAAACGAGACCCCGGTGACGCTGCAGGTACCAGGCCTGATGAACAGCTCAATGAATCAGATGGGTGGAATTCCCACTGAGGTTCTGTGCCTGATGAACATGGTGGCTCCGGAGGAACTTTTGGATGATGATGAGTATGAAGAGATCGTGGAGGACGTCAGGGACGAGTGCTCAAAATACGGTCAGGTCAAAAGCATCGAGATCCCTCGCCCTGTCGACGGCCTGGAGATCCCCGGAACCGGAAAG ATCTTCGTGGAGTTCACAACAGTTTTCGATTCCCAGAAAGCCATGCAAGCCTTGACGGGAAGGAAGTTTGCCAACAGAGTGGTTGTGACCAAATACTGCGACCCTGATGCCTACCACCGCCGAGATTTTGGCTAG
- the u2af2b gene encoding U2 small nuclear RNA auxiliary factor 2b isoform X2, with protein MSEFDEFERQLTENKQERDKENRHRRRSSSRSRSRERKRRSRERRSRERRSSSKDRRHRRSRSPPREKKKKIKKYWDVPPPGFEHITPMQYKAMQAAGQIPATALLPTMTPDGLAVTPTPVPVVGSQMTRQARRLYVGNIPFGITEESMMDFFNAQMRLGGLIQAPGNPVLAVQINQDKNFAFLELRSVDETTQAMAFDGIIFQGQSLKIRRPHDYQPLPGMSENPSVYVPVDQSCTSAWRNFNPFLSTEQLQLWDVGVVSTVVPDSAHKLFIGGLPNYLSDDQVKELLTSFGPLKAFNLVKDSATGLSKGYAFCEYVDVNLNDQAIAGLNGMQLGDKKLLVQRASVGAKNATLTSINETPVTLQVPGLMNSSMNQMGGIPTEVLCLMNMVAPEELLDDDEYEEIVEDVRDECSKYGQVKSIEIPRPVDGLEIPGTGKIFVEFTTVFDSQKAMQALTGRKFANRVVVTKYCDPDAYHRRDFG; from the exons ATGTCGGAGTTTGACGAATTTGAGAGACAACTGACCGAAAACAAACAAG AGCGGGACAAAGAGAACAGGCACAGGCGCCGAAGCAGCTCACGTAGCCGTAGTCGTgaaaggaagaggaggagcaggGAGAGGAGGAGCCGGGAGCGACGCAGCAGCAGCAAAGATCGCCGGCATAGACGCAG TCGTTCCCCACcgagggagaagaagaagaaaatcaaaAAGTACTGGGATGTCCCTCCTCCTGGCTTTGAGCACATCACACCAATGCAGTACAAGGCCATGCAGG CTGCTGGTCAGATTCCTGCCACAGCACTGCTGCCCACTATGACTCCAGATGGACTGGCCGTTACGCCCACTCCAGTACCTGTAGTAGGCAGCCAGATGACCCGCCAGGCTCGGAGGCTCTATGTGGGCAACATCCCATTCGGCATCACAGAG GAGTCGATGATGGACTTCTTCAACGCTCAGATGAGACTAGGGGGTCTTATTCAGGCTCCAGGAAACCCCGTCCTTGCTGTCCAGATTAACCAGGATAAGAACTTTGCCTTCCTTGAG TTGCGCTCAGTGGACGAGACCACACAGGCAATGGCGTTCGATGGCATCATATTCCAAGGCCAGAGTCTGAAGATCCGCCGGCCACACGATTACCAGCCGTTACCAGGCATGAGCGAGAATCCCAGTGTCTATGTGCCAG ttgatcagtcctgcacatcggcttggaggaattttaatccattcctcagtacagaacaacttcaactctgggatgttg GTGTGGTGTCCACTGTAGTCCCTGACTCTGCTCATAAGCTGTTTATTGGAGGCCTGCCCAACTATCTCAGTGATGACCAG GTGAAAGAGTTGTTGACATCCTTTGGGCCTTTAAAGGCATTCAACCTAGTGAAGGACAGTGCCACAGGGCTCTCCAAAGGCTATGCCTTCTGCGAATATGTTGATGTCAATCTTAATGATCAG GCTATTGCAGGACTAAATGGGATGCAGTTAGGAGATAAGAAGCTCCTGGTCCAGAGAGCAAGTGTAGGAGCCAAGAATGCAACTTTG ACCAGCATAAACGAGACCCCGGTGACGCTGCAGGTACCAGGCCTGATGAACAGCTCAATGAATCAGATGGGTGGAATTCCCACTGAGGTTCTGTGCCTGATGAACATGGTGGCTCCGGAGGAACTTTTGGATGATGATGAGTATGAAGAGATCGTGGAGGACGTCAGGGACGAGTGCTCAAAATACGGTCAGGTCAAAAGCATCGAGATCCCTCGCCCTGTCGACGGCCTGGAGATCCCCGGAACCGGAAAG ATCTTCGTGGAGTTCACAACAGTTTTCGATTCCCAGAAAGCCATGCAAGCCTTGACGGGAAGGAAGTTTGCCAACAGAGTGGTTGTGACCAAATACTGCGACCCTGATGCCTACCACCGCCGAGATTTTGGCTAG
- the u2af2b gene encoding U2 small nuclear RNA auxiliary factor 2b isoform X1: MSEFDEFERQLTENKQGDGVNGHERDKENRHRRRSSSRSRSRERKRRSRERRSRERRSSSKDRRHRRSRSPPREKKKKIKKYWDVPPPGFEHITPMQYKAMQAAGQIPATALLPTMTPDGLAVTPTPVPVVGSQMTRQARRLYVGNIPFGITEESMMDFFNAQMRLGGLIQAPGNPVLAVQINQDKNFAFLELRSVDETTQAMAFDGIIFQGQSLKIRRPHDYQPLPGMSENPSVYVPVDQSCTSAWRNFNPFLSTEQLQLWDVGVVSTVVPDSAHKLFIGGLPNYLSDDQVKELLTSFGPLKAFNLVKDSATGLSKGYAFCEYVDVNLNDQAIAGLNGMQLGDKKLLVQRASVGAKNATLTSINETPVTLQVPGLMNSSMNQMGGIPTEVLCLMNMVAPEELLDDDEYEEIVEDVRDECSKYGQVKSIEIPRPVDGLEIPGTGKIFVEFTTVFDSQKAMQALTGRKFANRVVVTKYCDPDAYHRRDFG; encoded by the exons ATGTCGGAGTTTGACGAATTTGAGAGACAACTGACCGAAAACAAACAAG GTGACGGCGTTAACGGCCATG AGCGGGACAAAGAGAACAGGCACAGGCGCCGAAGCAGCTCACGTAGCCGTAGTCGTgaaaggaagaggaggagcaggGAGAGGAGGAGCCGGGAGCGACGCAGCAGCAGCAAAGATCGCCGGCATAGACGCAG TCGTTCCCCACcgagggagaagaagaagaaaatcaaaAAGTACTGGGATGTCCCTCCTCCTGGCTTTGAGCACATCACACCAATGCAGTACAAGGCCATGCAGG CTGCTGGTCAGATTCCTGCCACAGCACTGCTGCCCACTATGACTCCAGATGGACTGGCCGTTACGCCCACTCCAGTACCTGTAGTAGGCAGCCAGATGACCCGCCAGGCTCGGAGGCTCTATGTGGGCAACATCCCATTCGGCATCACAGAG GAGTCGATGATGGACTTCTTCAACGCTCAGATGAGACTAGGGGGTCTTATTCAGGCTCCAGGAAACCCCGTCCTTGCTGTCCAGATTAACCAGGATAAGAACTTTGCCTTCCTTGAG TTGCGCTCAGTGGACGAGACCACACAGGCAATGGCGTTCGATGGCATCATATTCCAAGGCCAGAGTCTGAAGATCCGCCGGCCACACGATTACCAGCCGTTACCAGGCATGAGCGAGAATCCCAGTGTCTATGTGCCAG ttgatcagtcctgcacatcggcttggaggaattttaatccattcctcagtacagaacaacttcaactctgggatgttg GTGTGGTGTCCACTGTAGTCCCTGACTCTGCTCATAAGCTGTTTATTGGAGGCCTGCCCAACTATCTCAGTGATGACCAG GTGAAAGAGTTGTTGACATCCTTTGGGCCTTTAAAGGCATTCAACCTAGTGAAGGACAGTGCCACAGGGCTCTCCAAAGGCTATGCCTTCTGCGAATATGTTGATGTCAATCTTAATGATCAG GCTATTGCAGGACTAAATGGGATGCAGTTAGGAGATAAGAAGCTCCTGGTCCAGAGAGCAAGTGTAGGAGCCAAGAATGCAACTTTG ACCAGCATAAACGAGACCCCGGTGACGCTGCAGGTACCAGGCCTGATGAACAGCTCAATGAATCAGATGGGTGGAATTCCCACTGAGGTTCTGTGCCTGATGAACATGGTGGCTCCGGAGGAACTTTTGGATGATGATGAGTATGAAGAGATCGTGGAGGACGTCAGGGACGAGTGCTCAAAATACGGTCAGGTCAAAAGCATCGAGATCCCTCGCCCTGTCGACGGCCTGGAGATCCCCGGAACCGGAAAG ATCTTCGTGGAGTTCACAACAGTTTTCGATTCCCAGAAAGCCATGCAAGCCTTGACGGGAAGGAAGTTTGCCAACAGAGTGGTTGTGACCAAATACTGCGACCCTGATGCCTACCACCGCCGAGATTTTGGCTAG
- the u2af2b gene encoding U2 small nuclear RNA auxiliary factor 2b isoform X4, translating to MSEFDEFERQLTENKQERDKENRHRRRSSSRSRSRERKRRSRERRSRERRSSSKDRRHRRSRSPPREKKKKIKKYWDVPPPGFEHITPMQYKAMQAAGQIPATALLPTMTPDGLAVTPTPVPVVGSQMTRQARRLYVGNIPFGITEESMMDFFNAQMRLGGLIQAPGNPVLAVQINQDKNFAFLELRSVDETTQAMAFDGIIFQGQSLKIRRPHDYQPLPGMSENPSVYVPGVVSTVVPDSAHKLFIGGLPNYLSDDQVKELLTSFGPLKAFNLVKDSATGLSKGYAFCEYVDVNLNDQAIAGLNGMQLGDKKLLVQRASVGAKNATLTSINETPVTLQVPGLMNSSMNQMGGIPTEVLCLMNMVAPEELLDDDEYEEIVEDVRDECSKYGQVKSIEIPRPVDGLEIPGTGKIFVEFTTVFDSQKAMQALTGRKFANRVVVTKYCDPDAYHRRDFG from the exons ATGTCGGAGTTTGACGAATTTGAGAGACAACTGACCGAAAACAAACAAG AGCGGGACAAAGAGAACAGGCACAGGCGCCGAAGCAGCTCACGTAGCCGTAGTCGTgaaaggaagaggaggagcaggGAGAGGAGGAGCCGGGAGCGACGCAGCAGCAGCAAAGATCGCCGGCATAGACGCAG TCGTTCCCCACcgagggagaagaagaagaaaatcaaaAAGTACTGGGATGTCCCTCCTCCTGGCTTTGAGCACATCACACCAATGCAGTACAAGGCCATGCAGG CTGCTGGTCAGATTCCTGCCACAGCACTGCTGCCCACTATGACTCCAGATGGACTGGCCGTTACGCCCACTCCAGTACCTGTAGTAGGCAGCCAGATGACCCGCCAGGCTCGGAGGCTCTATGTGGGCAACATCCCATTCGGCATCACAGAG GAGTCGATGATGGACTTCTTCAACGCTCAGATGAGACTAGGGGGTCTTATTCAGGCTCCAGGAAACCCCGTCCTTGCTGTCCAGATTAACCAGGATAAGAACTTTGCCTTCCTTGAG TTGCGCTCAGTGGACGAGACCACACAGGCAATGGCGTTCGATGGCATCATATTCCAAGGCCAGAGTCTGAAGATCCGCCGGCCACACGATTACCAGCCGTTACCAGGCATGAGCGAGAATCCCAGTGTCTATGTGCCAG GTGTGGTGTCCACTGTAGTCCCTGACTCTGCTCATAAGCTGTTTATTGGAGGCCTGCCCAACTATCTCAGTGATGACCAG GTGAAAGAGTTGTTGACATCCTTTGGGCCTTTAAAGGCATTCAACCTAGTGAAGGACAGTGCCACAGGGCTCTCCAAAGGCTATGCCTTCTGCGAATATGTTGATGTCAATCTTAATGATCAG GCTATTGCAGGACTAAATGGGATGCAGTTAGGAGATAAGAAGCTCCTGGTCCAGAGAGCAAGTGTAGGAGCCAAGAATGCAACTTTG ACCAGCATAAACGAGACCCCGGTGACGCTGCAGGTACCAGGCCTGATGAACAGCTCAATGAATCAGATGGGTGGAATTCCCACTGAGGTTCTGTGCCTGATGAACATGGTGGCTCCGGAGGAACTTTTGGATGATGATGAGTATGAAGAGATCGTGGAGGACGTCAGGGACGAGTGCTCAAAATACGGTCAGGTCAAAAGCATCGAGATCCCTCGCCCTGTCGACGGCCTGGAGATCCCCGGAACCGGAAAG ATCTTCGTGGAGTTCACAACAGTTTTCGATTCCCAGAAAGCCATGCAAGCCTTGACGGGAAGGAAGTTTGCCAACAGAGTGGTTGTGACCAAATACTGCGACCCTGATGCCTACCACCGCCGAGATTTTGGCTAG